From a single Thermothielavioides terrestris NRRL 8126 chromosome 3, complete sequence genomic region:
- a CDS encoding 40S ribosomal protein S30, with the protein MGKVHGSLARAGKVKSQTPKVEAQEKPKSPKDRAHKRELYTRRFVNITVTGGKRRMNANPTA; encoded by the exons ATGGGCAAAGTGCATGGTTCCCTTGCCCGGGCTG GGAAGGTCAAGTCGCAGACACCCAAG GTTGAAGCCCAAGAGAAGCCCAAGTCACCCAAGGACCGTGCGCACAAGCGAGAGCTGTACACCCGGCGCTTCGTCAACATCACCGTCACCGGTGGCAAGCGGAGG ATGAACGCGAATCCGACGGCCTAG
- a CDS encoding 40S ribosomal protein S2: MADRGTGARGGGFASRGGDRGRGRGGRRGGRRGGGKSDEKEWQPVTKLGRLVKAGKIKSMEEIYLHSLPIKEYQIVDFFLPKLKDEVMKIKPVQKQTRAGQRTRFKAIVIIGDSEGHVGLGIKTSKEVATAIRAAIIIAKLSVIPVRRGYWGANLGLPHSLPAKESGKCGSVTVRLIPAPRGTSLVASPAVKRLLQLAGIEDAYTSSSGSTKTLENTLKATFAAVANTYGFLTPNLWKETKLIRSPLEEYADTLRDGKRYVH; the protein is encoded by the exons ATGGCTGATCGGGGAACTGgtgcccgcggcggcggcttcgctTCTCGTGGCGGTgaccgtggccgtggccgtggcggtCGCCGCGGAGGacgccggggcggcggcaagagcGACGAGAAGGAGTGGCAGCCCGTCACCAAGCTCGGCCGTCTCGTCAAGGCCGGCAAGATCAAGAGCATGGAGGAGATCTACCTCCACTCGCTCCCGATTAAGGAGTACCAGATCGTCGACTTCTTCCTGCCCAAGCTTAAGGATGAGGTCATGAAG ATCAAGCCCGTTCAGAAGCAGACCCGCGCCGGTCAGCGCACCCGGTTTAAGGCCATTGTCATCATCGGCGACTCTGAGGGCCACGTCGGTCTCGGTATCAAGACCTCGAAGGAAGTGGCAACCGCCATCCGCGCTGCTATCATCATCGCCAAGCTCAGCGTTATTCCCGTGAGACGCGGCTACTGGGGCGCGAACCTTGGTCTGCCGCACTCTCTTCCCGCCAAGGAGAGCGGCAAGTGCGGTTCCGTCACCGTCCGT CTTATTCCTGCCCCCCGCGGTACCTCCCTCGTCGCTTCTCCCGCTGTGAAGCGTCTCCTCCAGCTTGCCGGTATCGAAGATGCCTACACCTCGTCGTCCGGTTCGACCAAGACCCTTGAGAACACCCTCAAGGCCAccttcgccgccgtggccaacACCTACGGTTTCCTGACACCCAACCTGTGGAAGGAGACCAAGCTTATCAGGAGCCCCCTGGAGGAGTATGCCGACACTCTCCGGGATGGCAAGCGGTATGTTCACTAG